The genome window TAATATCGGTCCCTGCAAAATAGAGCGCCATGGTATCCGTTTCCAAGTCAAGGGATGGATATTTTCTGACGAACACTTCATACCTTGGCACAGGGTTAGCGTCCTAATGGATAACGGAGATCTAACTGTAAGTGACAATAGTTCCCCAAGGAAGCGAGTTTCGTTTTCGCTTAGGGAGACGAACAATGCGTATCTCCTCAAGATTTTAGCAACCATCAAGAACGGGGCAGAAGACTAAATGACACAAAAATATGTAGTAGAGATACCCAGGCTGTATCTCAGTATCTTGAATAATCTTTATGAGATCGAAAAGAAGCTCGCGATACATGGGGATGCTGGTAACGCTGCGAGAAATATCGAAAAAATGAAGGAATCACTCGCGGAAACGGGCATCTTTTATGAGGATCCGATGGGGCAGGAATTTAAGGAGACCCGCACTGATCTTGATGCAACAATCTCAGGCAGCGGCACCGAGCAACTCATCGTGGTTGAGGTAATCAAGCCAATCATCAGAACTGGAGAATCGACCTATTCCAGAGTGGTTCAAAAGGGAATAGTGATAGTCCAATCTAGGGAAGGGAGCAAGCAATGAGCAAAACCATTAACTTTGGGATTGATTTAGGAACGACGAATTCCCTTATTACGAAGTTCGACAAAGGGCATGTTGAGGTGTTTAAGAACCCCAACGGCTTCAAGGAATCTCTTCCTTCCGTTGTGGCGTTCCGCAACGACCGGATATTGGTAGGAGATCAGGCCCGCACATATGCGGAGAAGGATCCCAAGAGCGTGGCCAGTCGCTTCAAGCGGAAAATGGGTACTACCGAGACCTTGAAACTTAACGTGGGTTCCAAAACTCCTATCGAACTATCCGCCTTCGTCCTCAAGGAGCTCAAGAGCTTCGTACACTCGGGCGAGCAGGTCGAGGCGGCCGTTATCACCATCCCTGCCTCGTTCGACACTGTGCAGTCGAACGCAACCAAAGAGGCAGGGCTAGCAGCAGGTTTCAAGCAAGTTGTCCTACTCCAAGAACCTATTGCTGCCAGCCTTGCGTATGCCAACAAGGAGAAAAGCGTTGATCTGCGAAACTCCCAGTGGATGGTTTATGACCTTGGTGGCGGAACATTCGATGTGGCTCTTGTAAAGATCGTAGAAGGAGAGTTAACAGTTGTTGACCATGAGGGCGACAACTATCTTGGCGGCTCAGACTTTGACACCCTCCTGGTCGAAAGCGTGATAGTTCCTGAGATTTGCCGTCGTGGCAAATTTGGTGATTTGCTCTCAGAGATGAAAAGCGAGCGGGGCAAATACAACAAACTTTGGTATCGCCTCCTTTACGCAGCAGAAGCACTCAAAATTGAACTTTCCTCCAAGACATCTGCTGAAATCGATCTAGGGATGGTCAGTCTAGAGGACGATGACGGCAATCCTGTCGATTCGCTGCTAACTGTCACGCGCTCCGAGTTTGAGGAGGTCATCAAGGCGGCCATCGATGGCACCGCTGACATGATGAAAAAAATCCTGACACGGAATTCCCTTCGCTCGGAAGATCTGAAATTCGTCCTGATGGTTGGCGGTGGTGCCTATATTCCTTTCGTTCGCAAGCGAATTGAGGAGTTGCTAAACATTTCTGTCAACACGTCCATCGACCCCACGAATGCTATCGCTGTCGGCGCAGCCTGGTTTGCAGGAACTAAGGAGTTCGGGGCTGCCGGCAAGGCTTCTGATTCGCCAAAGAACTCCCGCAACCTCAAAATCAAGGCATCGTACGTCAAGAATACTCAAGAATCGGAGGAGATTTTCACAGCGAAATTTGATGGCGATATCTCGGGCCTATTCTATCGAATCACAAATGAAGACGGCTCGTTTGATAGCGGTCTCAAAGCCCTCTCTGGACGTATTTCCGAGGATTTACCGCTTCGAGAAGGGGCCTACAATCTTTTCAATTTTGCAGTTATGGATTCGGATAACAATCGGTTAGATATCGGCCTCGATTCTATCCAGATCGCGCAAGGTCGCTACAGTGTCGCTGGCCAGATGCTGCCAGAGGATTTAAGTCTGGTGGTTGACGACATAGCTAACAAGGACACTAGGCTTAAGCGGGTGTTCGCAAGGAACGGAGTTTTGCCAGCTAAGACGAAGAACTGCGTTGAGGTTGCCAAAACCATCATCAAAGGCTCTGATGACGAAATACGAGTCATGATCGTTGAGGGGCCATCTGAACGACACGCCTCAACGAATAAGCCAATTGGCGTCCTTTTGATTACCGGGAAGCAGATCAGTCGCGATTTGATTCGGGGCACGGAAATAGACCTGACGTTCGAAGTTTCCGAATCTAGGGATGTCACTATTTCGGCTTACCTAAACGGAACGGGACAGGAGTTCTCGCAGGTGTTTAAGGGCACGGACAGGCATGTCGACACCAAGATGCTTGCCGTCGATGTTTTGCAATTGGAGACTAAGATCCAGTCGGAAATCGAGGAGGCAGGGGCTAATGGCAATACCGATTCTGTTCAGGGGCTCGAAAAGCTTCTTTCCCAAGTCCAGGGACTTTTCTCCGAATGCGGCTCATTGTCACACGATGACGTTACAGACGACCGTTTTAAGTTGGAGGACAAGAAGCGCAAAATTGCCCAGGACGTTTTCGAGCTGACCTCTTCGAAGCGAGTTGACGCTGCCAAGACCGCCTATTTCGACGCAAAGTCGGAGCTTGCAGAATTAATTTCGGACAACGGGAACGATCGGGAGAAGCATCTTTTTCGTGAAATCGTTGCCCGTGAGCAAACCTTCGTAAATTCGTCTAACCCTGAGCGTATCGAGGCAGCGACTTCGGAGCTCAACACGCTTCAGTATGCCGTGCTGATGAGGATGCCCGACTTCCAGATGAACGTGTTTAAGCACTTAATGCAAAACAGTCACTCGATGAATGATCAGTTGCAGGCCAAGCAACTAATAGAGGCGGGTAAGCATCACATCGGAGAGCAGGACTGGGATGGCCTCGGAAGTGTTAACAGCAGGCTATGGGATCTGATGCCAGACGACGTTCGTGAGTCCGACGAAATGCGCCTCTATACGGGGATTATGTAGCAATCGTAGGGGGGGGCGCATGCCCCTTCTTTTATTCTGCTTCGAGTGTCGATGATAGGAAGGATTTATGGCATTTTTCGGGCTGTTCAAGTCAAAGCAGGAGCGGAGCATGGAGGGCATGTTCCAAAAAATGAACGATATGATTTTCCCAAACGGAGAAGCTGATGTAAGACGGGATTGCCAACGCGTGGATGCTTTAGTTAATGGAAAGATACAGCAGAACAAACTGAAGGGTTTTGTGTCTGGCTGCAAAGCGTTGCTTAAAATTAGCGAACTCGACTCTGACCACCGATTCGTAAGTAGTTTTATAACAAGATCAGAGGGTTGTATTTCCGCATCAGAAGCGTACTCGGTTTTTTCCTACCTTGAAGGAGAGGCAAATTTCTATGACACGATTGCGCTAGTCTCAGGAAAGGGTGTCGACGTTTCGGAGATGCTCGGCAACATGCCCTGGATCTACTCTGAGGGAACAACGGCTGACGAAATACCTGGTGGCTACGGGGCATTCGGTTTAGCTGTTTCGAATCCAATACCGACGATATCTGTTCGGGCGAGTAATTATTATCTGTCTAGACTGCGCCATCGTGGCCGGCCGGTTGAGTCCAAACGACTTGGCTCATTTTCAACAGATGCCACCCCCGGAAATGTTGACGGATATGTTCTGAGCGTTGCAGGTGAGTCCTTAGGGACTGTCTACATCTGCCCATATCACAAACGGATATCGAGAATTGCGCCACAAGGGTTCACGCTATCAGACTGAGTAGCCCTCCGGCCCCCATCATTTGAATTGGCGTTAGCTTTATTCTGATAAAGCTTTGAGACCTTGAATTCTAGGTATCACTACTTCCCAGCAGTCACATTTACAGGTTCTTCGAAACGACTCGTCACTATCTTCTGAAAACCGTGTAATGATAGCTGCCACCTCAATCACTTCTGGTTGAACACTCAGGCAGAACGATTTTGCGGTTCGACCGACAATTCTGCCTTGCCCATCTTTGAGCATATAAAGCTCACCCTCAGGGACTAGCTCCAGCGGATCGCCAGGACGCAACTGTCTGATAGCCTCATGAATTCCTGCTGTTGCAGGCTGGCGACCGGGGTAGCCGATATCTATGTCTTTCATGGAAAGGGTCAGATATTGGATATCGAGTGATGGATCGTATTCGCCTGAAGAGCTCTGGCGCTGGATGAAGCTGGACAGCGACTGGGTAAAGACATTTTGCTCAAACTCGCAAAGAGTCAGTGTTTCCTCAGCGCGCGTCATGCCAACGTAGTAAAGGCGGCGCTCTGCCTCTTGTTGATCTCTTCGCCAACCTCCATCCAGTAAAGTGACATGAGGGAACTCAAGACCTTTAGCGGAATGAACCGTGCCGAGATAAATGCCTTCGCGTACCTGCTGACGTATTTCCCTGGCGTAGTCATACAGCCAATCAATGATCGAGCTACTTGAAAGTTGACACTCGCCGAACTCTCCAATGAGCTGCTCGAAAGCAGTCTGAAAAAACTCATGCCACTCAGCATCTAATGCTAACGATTCAAGGCTCTTAAGGGCGTTGCCAGCATCCAGAGTAAGGCTGTTATGTCTGCGTAAATGATCAATAACCTGGATGTAGGCGCGTTGTCGGGTAATCGGAAGTGCGTTTCCTTTATCCGCGGCGAGAAAGTAAGGCACCGCATTTTGTTCACACCATGCCTGGATTGGCAGCAGGTATCGATGCTCTCGAGAGAGAATCGCGAAGTCACGCCACTCCAGTGCATTGTCCAATTTCTTTAAACGAAGTACTTCGGCCAGCACAGCTTGTGCCTGAATATTCCCCGACTCATTGTTATTGCTGGCTATCTGCAAGCAAAGCACTCGGCCCTTTCGGAATTCATCGATGGCCTGCCATCGCCCGCCAGGATCGTTTTTCGTGCGAGCTTTGTTAATTCTGATCGGGTGCTCAGCTTTGAGTCGCGCACGGTTATTCCCAATCAGTAGATTTGCTGCGGCAATGATCAGCTCCGTGGACCTGAAGTTCTCCACCAGGTAACTGGCATCAGCGCCGTACTCTTCGCGGTACCGCTCGATGTATTGATTGCTGCCACCGCGCCATTGATAGATATTCTGGTCATCATCGCCCACCGCCAAAATGCACAAATCGTCATCATTTTCACTGTGGCGCTTAGCTAGTGCGGACACCAGGTTGTATTGCCGGCTATCGATATCCTGATATTCGTCGACCAGAATATAGCGATACCCGCTAAGCAATTTTTCCCTTAGGTCATCCTCACCTTCTGCCTGAAGATTCCCGTTAAGCAGCTGGGTGGCTTTTTCAAGCAATCCGTCGAGCTCACCTTCCTCAAGCTTTTCGCGCTGCGCGAAGCTCACGCCAGTCAGACGCATCGCCATGGCGTGATAGGTCAAAACCGTGAGTCCGTATGCGTCTGCGCCCACCAGCGTAATCAAGCGTCGCCGAATCTCATTGGCGGCATGGCGGTTGAAGGTCAGAGCAATGATGCTACTGGCGGGCATGCGTTTTACCCGCAACAGATAAGCAATACGGTGAACAATAACCCGTGTCTTACCCGAACCAGGCCCAGCCAGAATCAGCCGATTTCGGTCATCTGGGTCAGTAACGATAAGTTTTTGTGGGGCATTGAGTTCATCAATGATGGATCGCCAAGAAGCTTCGCTGGTTGCCAGTTTTAGTACGTCTTCTTTACCCGCGAAGTACAGCTTTAAAAAGTCTTGTTTGTGATCTGAGAAGTAATGCATCACCAACCGTAAAGCTTCGGCCATTTCCTTAAGAGCAATTTCGGCATATTCACGCATCACGTGAACCTGGATTCTCTTTTCCCGGTAGTGCTCATCCAGTTTAGAAAAGTCTTCTTTGGTGAAGCGCTGACCTGATTTATCAGGGTTTACTTCGATGGCCATGGCACGCCGCATCACCGTCATGCCGTGGTTGAGGGTGACGATTTCTTGCTGATGCAAATAGAGCAGCACGTGCTCTATGGCTTTCTTTCTTTGCTCTGGCTTGATTCTGGTTCGCAGCTCCAGATCAGATTCAATCAGTTTCACCAAACCGCCAAAGGTTGTTTCTACCAGCAGATCTTTTCCTTTGGCACTGTTTGGAAGCTTGGCGATTAAATATGGCACCACCACCGCAGCAACCGCGCGTCGGCTAGCGCCCTGACTCTGTACTTGAGGCCAGGTGTAATTATCGCGAATACGTAGCTTGTAGTTATCGCCTTGGATATGGCGCAGTTCAAAACAGCTACGTTGAGCGCTATCCCCATCACGGTCTTGAGCAAGACTGCGTAACAGGCGACTCAGATGGAACGGAAGTAAGTCTTGCTGGCCGGTCTTGTCTCTAAGCTCAGCACTAATGAGCCTCAAGTTAACGTCTTGCCATCCGCCCTGATCCGCGTCGGGCGACCGCAGGCGCAGTTCACTAAACAGCTCGTCCTCAAGCTGGAGCGAGCGTGCCAGTCGCTCTGTAGTAGAACCGCTGATGGCATGGCGAAGGTAGATCGTCAGTTGTGAGTCGTTTTCCAGCAAGCCAAGCTGTTCAAGTTGCTTGAGTGTGCTGCTGATCTCCTCCTGATTTTGCCCCGTGAGCCGCATGAGCTCATCAGTATTGATGCGCTCATCGGCTTCGGCACTGTAGAGAAAGTGCAAGATTGCGCGAAACTCTTCCAGCCGCCGCTCCGGTAGATTTGCCTTCCTTAGTTTTGCATCGGCATCTTCTTGCTTAAGGCAAAGACGAGCAGGAAAGACCTTGGTATGGTTTTCTTCCCGGCTGAGGTACTCGCCACGCTCAAGCCAGGCAATAGCGGTAACCACTTTAGTTTCTGCGTCACGATCATCCGCTTCAAACGTGGTGTTTACCGACTCATCCTGAAGAATCTCGCCTGCCGTGATTACCAGATCGCCATCTTTGCGCCGGGTAGCCTCAAACCGGATTTTTCGCAGAATTTGCTGCAGATCCTGCAGGCTGAGCTTGGATTTCTCAGTCAAGCCAAACTGCGTTTCGATGTCTTGCGGGTCATACAGCAAGACACATTTTGCTTGATGCTGATCACGACCAGCTCGGCCTGCCTCTTGCAGATAATTCTCAAGCGATCCGGGAATGTTGGCATGCACCACCAGCCTCACGTCCGGCTTGTCCACGCCCATGCCAAAGGCATTGGTAGCCACAATCACGCGCAGTTGGCCGGCCTTGAAGTCATCCTGGATGTCTTTCTTTTCATGCGGCTGGAGCCCTGCATGAAAGAAGCGGCAGGCCCAGCCTTGCTTGATTAGAAACTCTGCAAGTTCTTCAGCGTTCTTGCGGCTGGACACGAAAACAACAGCGCCACCGTCTTGATGATTTAACGCGTTCTCAAGCAGCAGATGGGTGCGCTGCCATTTTTCGTTCGTTTCGGTGGGCAGTACCTCAAAGTGGAGATTGTTGCGCTCGGGTGAGCCAATGAAGGTAATGAAACGTATGCCCAGTACCTGATTGAAATGCTGCTGGATATCTTCGAGAACATCCAGCTTTGCTGTAGCGGTAAAGCAGCCGATTGGGGCTATCGGACCGGCACCACTGAATTCCCGGATGAAGCGTGCTGCGTAGAGATAGTCCGGTCGAAAATCATTACCCCACTTGGATAGGCAGTGCGCCTCATCGAAAATCCATGAGCCTATTTGCCGGTTCTTGATCGCGTTGCGAAAGGCTTTGTTGCGGAACTGTTCAGGAGACACCAGCAGAATTCCGATATCACCCATCTGGATTTTCTCCAGCACTTCGGCGCGTTCGGGCATGGTCAACAGGCCGTTCAAAGCAGCCGCACAATGGACGTTACTTGCGATCATCCCATCCACTTGATCCTTCATCAGGGATTGCAGAGGCGAGATAATGACTGTGAGGCTTCCGTTGCGGTGATAACGATTCAGAGCCGGTAACTGGTAGCAGATTGACTTCCCGCCTCCAGTGGCCAGCACGGCAAGCACTGACTTTCCCTGCATACCTGCCAGCACAATATTGAATTGGGCGCTGTTGCCATCGGCTTCGTAGCGGAAGTCATCGAAATTGAAGTAATGCTTTAGTTCCAGTCGAGGGTCGTGAACGCTTTTGCAGTATTGGCAGTCCGTGTCGCCACACGGGATATCTCGCAGCTCTTTAATCAGCTGGTTTACGGCTGGAAACTGGTAGCGAACCCAAGGTGCCAGCACGGAGTTGCCACCGGAAACTCTTAACCACGCCAGTGCATAAGCAATTGGCCAATGCATGTCTGCAACATCCAGGTCTGTTTGGACTAGTGTGCTCAGGCGTGTACGGCAAACTTTCAAATCGCGTACAAGCGAGGGGTCAGTTTCCTTAACCAGGGTAGGGAGTATTTCCCTGAGCCTCTCTCGGTCCACGGGTGGCTTACCACTCATGGCCAGAAAGAAATTACCAAGCCCTGCACCAACCTGGCTGGTTGCTAGCGCCTGGTAGCAGGTCAGCTCTTCAGGGTGATTTTCAGCCAGGTTTGCAAAAGCATGATGCTGATCTTGAAACAGGGTGAGTGTCGATTTGCAGTCAGAAAGAGGGGAGTTCAGGCTGTCCCGGATCAGCTTGTAGTCTTTTATAAGCCGATGGTACGGGTTCTGGGGAAATGCCAAAGGTGACAGTCGCAAGGTATCTATAACGGGCAAGCTGAGCAGCTTCA of Pseudomonas pohangensis contains these proteins:
- a CDS encoding Hsp70 family protein, giving the protein MSKTINFGIDLGTTNSLITKFDKGHVEVFKNPNGFKESLPSVVAFRNDRILVGDQARTYAEKDPKSVASRFKRKMGTTETLKLNVGSKTPIELSAFVLKELKSFVHSGEQVEAAVITIPASFDTVQSNATKEAGLAAGFKQVVLLQEPIAASLAYANKEKSVDLRNSQWMVYDLGGGTFDVALVKIVEGELTVVDHEGDNYLGGSDFDTLLVESVIVPEICRRGKFGDLLSEMKSERGKYNKLWYRLLYAAEALKIELSSKTSAEIDLGMVSLEDDDGNPVDSLLTVTRSEFEEVIKAAIDGTADMMKKILTRNSLRSEDLKFVLMVGGGAYIPFVRKRIEELLNISVNTSIDPTNAIAVGAAWFAGTKEFGAAGKASDSPKNSRNLKIKASYVKNTQESEEIFTAKFDGDISGLFYRITNEDGSFDSGLKALSGRISEDLPLREGAYNLFNFAVMDSDNNRLDIGLDSIQIAQGRYSVAGQMLPEDLSLVVDDIANKDTRLKRVFARNGVLPAKTKNCVEVAKTIIKGSDDEIRVMIVEGPSERHASTNKPIGVLLITGKQISRDLIRGTEIDLTFEVSESRDVTISAYLNGTGQEFSQVFKGTDRHVDTKMLAVDVLQLETKIQSEIEEAGANGNTDSVQGLEKLLSQVQGLFSECGSLSHDDVTDDRFKLEDKKRKIAQDVFELTSSKRVDAAKTAYFDAKSELAELISDNGNDREKHLFREIVAREQTFVNSSNPERIEAATSELNTLQYAVLMRMPDFQMNVFKHLMQNSHSMNDQLQAKQLIEAGKHHIGEQDWDGLGSVNSRLWDLMPDDVRESDEMRLYTGIM
- a CDS encoding RecQ family ATP-dependent DNA helicase gives rise to the protein MAQAPQPKCLVIDLEVLPEEPNRAAKIFMIGALRPDTGEELELKVKNQLSEALERLDEMAEGASFLLGHNLIAHDLPLLREAAPHLKLLSLPVIDTLRLSPLAFPQNPYHRLIKDYKLIRDSLNSPLSDCKSTLTLFQDQHHAFANLAENHPEELTCYQALATSQVGAGLGNFFLAMSGKPPVDRERLREILPTLVKETDPSLVRDLKVCRTRLSTLVQTDLDVADMHWPIAYALAWLRVSGGNSVLAPWVRYQFPAVNQLIKELRDIPCGDTDCQYCKSVHDPRLELKHYFNFDDFRYEADGNSAQFNIVLAGMQGKSVLAVLATGGGKSICYQLPALNRYHRNGSLTVIISPLQSLMKDQVDGMIASNVHCAAALNGLLTMPERAEVLEKIQMGDIGILLVSPEQFRNKAFRNAIKNRQIGSWIFDEAHCLSKWGNDFRPDYLYAARFIREFSGAGPIAPIGCFTATAKLDVLEDIQQHFNQVLGIRFITFIGSPERNNLHFEVLPTETNEKWQRTHLLLENALNHQDGGAVVFVSSRKNAEELAEFLIKQGWACRFFHAGLQPHEKKDIQDDFKAGQLRVIVATNAFGMGVDKPDVRLVVHANIPGSLENYLQEAGRAGRDQHQAKCVLLYDPQDIETQFGLTEKSKLSLQDLQQILRKIRFEATRRKDGDLVITAGEILQDESVNTTFEADDRDAETKVVTAIAWLERGEYLSREENHTKVFPARLCLKQEDADAKLRKANLPERRLEEFRAILHFLYSAEADERINTDELMRLTGQNQEEISSTLKQLEQLGLLENDSQLTIYLRHAISGSTTERLARSLQLEDELFSELRLRSPDADQGGWQDVNLRLISAELRDKTGQQDLLPFHLSRLLRSLAQDRDGDSAQRSCFELRHIQGDNYKLRIRDNYTWPQVQSQGASRRAVAAVVVPYLIAKLPNSAKGKDLLVETTFGGLVKLIESDLELRTRIKPEQRKKAIEHVLLYLHQQEIVTLNHGMTVMRRAMAIEVNPDKSGQRFTKEDFSKLDEHYREKRIQVHVMREYAEIALKEMAEALRLVMHYFSDHKQDFLKLYFAGKEDVLKLATSEASWRSIIDELNAPQKLIVTDPDDRNRLILAGPGSGKTRVIVHRIAYLLRVKRMPASSIIALTFNRHAANEIRRRLITLVGADAYGLTVLTYHAMAMRLTGVSFAQREKLEEGELDGLLEKATQLLNGNLQAEGEDDLREKLLSGYRYILVDEYQDIDSRQYNLVSALAKRHSENDDDLCILAVGDDDQNIYQWRGGSNQYIERYREEYGADASYLVENFRSTELIIAAANLLIGNNRARLKAEHPIRINKARTKNDPGGRWQAIDEFRKGRVLCLQIASNNNESGNIQAQAVLAEVLRLKKLDNALEWRDFAILSREHRYLLPIQAWCEQNAVPYFLAADKGNALPITRQRAYIQVIDHLRRHNSLTLDAGNALKSLESLALDAEWHEFFQTAFEQLIGEFGECQLSSSSIIDWLYDYAREIRQQVREGIYLGTVHSAKGLEFPHVTLLDGGWRRDQQEAERRLYYVGMTRAEETLTLCEFEQNVFTQSLSSFIQRQSSSGEYDPSLDIQYLTLSMKDIDIGYPGRQPATAGIHEAIRQLRPGDPLELVPEGELYMLKDGQGRIVGRTAKSFCLSVQPEVIEVAAIITRFSEDSDESFRRTCKCDCWEVVIPRIQGLKALSE